Genomic segment of Juglans microcarpa x Juglans regia isolate MS1-56 chromosome 7S, Jm3101_v1.0, whole genome shotgun sequence:
CATACGTGTGGACGTCTTAAGTGTCTGCTACCCCCCAGGGCtcggaaaaaagaaaagaaaatttaaacttgaagagaaatgatggatgaaaaatatttgaatgatacTGCACAATCCATTCACAAGAAAAcggaatttataaatattattgctTTATATTAAGCAATCCACAATACCAATGTACAGAAAATAAAtgtaaagcaaaacaaaaagaaagaaggaccGCCAATCGAAGTCAGAACATAAACGGAGTTGGTGAGATTGCTGGAAAGAAAATCGGCATGGAGTTGTTCCTGGAAACAAACATATCAACATATCACCAGATAATTCTGCAAGACCATAACATAAATACTGATCCCTTTAAAAGCCAAGAGAAAACTAAAAACTGTTCGATCCCTTCGAAAGTCAATTCGTTGgggaacaaaaaataaaatctaacaaACAATTACTACAAAGTACCCTGCTTTTCTTTAAGTTTAGTTCAATGATTTTGGCGTAACATTATATTTACACGCAACCTTAACAACCCAAAACACTGCAGGAATCCTAAACACACGTACGCACCTGAACTCGTCTCTGTGAGTGAGAAAGCGAGAATTGGGCAGCGATCTAGATTTACAAGAAAATTTATTTCCTGAAACCCGTTCTCTGTTTTCGTCGACTTTGTCCTCGGATATCATCGAAAGCACTGGCCTCCAATGCTTAGCAGACGCGGACCTGGGACCTGCAGTCCGCCTATTGCGCCTGAAGGAAGGCAAGGTGAGCGACACATAGGCGTTGGTGTTGGCTTCCTCCTGCGGCGGCGCAGGGGTGCCTTTGGGACGGTAACATGACCTGAAGAACTTCATTGATTTTGGGCCGTGAAGATGGTGGAAACGTTTTGGACTTTAGAGagaatgatcatatatatatatatttagtttattaCTTGTGTGCGTGATCTTGTTGTTAGTGTTTCACTTGGAACGGAATCTTTGACATTTGTTTGTAAGGTTtcttggatgttgaagtgagttgaattgaatcgagttaagatgataaaatattattagaatattattattattttagaatttaaaaaagttgaattgtttattatattttgtattgaaatttgaaaaagttgtaatgatgaattgagatgggttgataATCCAAACGAAGCCATGTGTCTATATTGCTTTCCGAAGTAGTGTAGGACTTGTTATCCGTTGATGTCACGAAACGATTATTCGGCTTCTTATTTCTTAAAGGTATTTTATATCCTAGAAAAACCTAAGTGTTGAGTCTGTTCTAGTCAAATATTTCTGGTCTATCCTTTAAAGAAATGTTTGTGGGTTAAATCATGCATGATAAGTGCCAACTTGGATAAagattcttttataaatattaaccTTATCCACAATAACTTGGATAAGTGCCGGTTCCTTAACTGGTCCCGTTGGTTTTTTCGGTCCAAAGGAAAAATCTTACATCCCTACCTGTCACCACTATCGAGTGAATTTCTGTTGCTTTAGTCTTATGATGTGTAAGAGTATAAGTTGGTG
This window contains:
- the LOC121241710 gene encoding uncharacterized protein LOC121241710 translates to MKFFRSCYRPKGTPAPPQEEANTNAYVSLTLPSFRRNRRTAGPRSASAKHWRPVLSMISEDKVDENRERVSGNKFSCKSRSLPNSRFLTHRDEFRNNSMPIFFPAISPTPFMF